CCAAACCTAATAGATTATGAGACTTTGATTTTCTGGTTGATTTCGAGTTTGGTTTTTtggatacaaatatttttaactaattatgttaggtaactaaaaaaaaatataatatgttgccAAACTTTaggaataaattttaaaaatgatttctgAAATACATATGACATAAGTGTATGATTATGCAActtgacatatttaatatagttatcgaaaaatatattaaattaaattaatattaaacacaaatatgattacaaaaaataacacaaatttaaaaataaattaataaaaaaaacaaaaaatatatccgcACTTTTGAAagggcgggtcaaaatctagtaattgTTTAAAGTGTATCATTATAATTTAATTGTAAGAGAAAAACATGTTTTGATTTCccgaagaaaaaaatgttttaaattattggcAATTCATGAAAACTATAATCAATTTGGACgacaaattgaaaataaaactaaaacctaAAACATATTACAGCTACCTACGAAATACTGAGAGGGCAAAAGCAGCTGTAATTAGACCCAGAGATTGAAAACTTCATACTGTCTCAAATAACAATAATTGCATTTTCCATTCATTAGTGGAGTTATCTTTTCGTTAAGTGGTTTTCACTTCTAAAATGTGCTGAGgaaaataattcttttttttttcattttactattgttaattattataaatctattttttttttaaaagtataaatatatatatttagaaggctaaatataataaaagttaaCATAATTTATAATGGATGGAAAATGTAAAATACCAGATGAAAACATGTGCTTTACTGTAACCAGAGAATATTAGGTTGGTTCCACATTGATAGGATTTTGGGGTGAATCCTAACTAACGTTTTTCAGACCTGAAAACAAAGGATAAATATTGACAAAGAACAACATGAATATAAGAATGTCATTTACATCAAAATCATATTAGTATTCTTGCACTCTCGACAACAATAATGCATGTTTAGCAAAGACTTTTAAGCAACCATGGACTTTTAAATGctgtttataaaaatttagcaataaaaatagataaaaagtgATTACCTTTTATTTGTATCTCCAATCGTTGACCAGATAAAATATTCGAGTGATgacataatatttataaaatgaaaggAAAGTTAGTCATCCGATTAACATAATTGTGAGACCTGAAGAAGTCGGCATTTCTTTGTTGTCATTTTCTTCAGAGGTTTCTTACTTCTGTAGAAGCAACATAAGTGAAAGTTAGTGGGAAGTTACTAACTTGTAGTGGAAAATTTGAACGTGATACATAaattaagggatttagattttggtttcaaaataaatcgattaacaattgtttttcttttttattgatattaagtTTTTAAACATGATTATGTGTCAAATTTTTATTGGTGaagtgacttgtgctttagtatataagggatttgaTTGGGTGTTGAtgtttattagttattattttaatcagatctaaaaataaaatgtaaatatagaactaattaatataaattaccaaataacacaagtaataataaaaataatgatttattgtAACTAATTGTAGAATtggagaaataatatatatgttttatcaattttggttcgttatcaatttttatatataattaaataaaatactttaactttttttattgaaagaaatttaatggttatatattcttatataaaagaatTAGATTTGTAGGTAATGaattattataactttttatattttctaaagtctacacaaaaacatttacaaaataacttCATGATAAAAGCATTTGATCATTGTATTGGGCCTATACaaaaaaactctcttttttatttcttatcatCTTATCATCTGATCATCCGATCAAGTTTaatcttatctattaaatagaagtatgacttctttcatgtgagatttttttttaatttcgacCATCATATAGAAATTTTATTGcatgtattttattaagactaataatacatAGAATCTTTGAACTATTTTAATCCTactatcttttgatatcttttaattttaaatataaatatatttatttaaaaaattctaaaaaatctgtttaaaagattttgacaagatcttaattttcaaaaattaaatttaaatagtttcactaattttgtaattagatctgaaatattattatacattaatacattcTGTTAccatctataaaatgaaaaattaaaattctatcatatttttatctattatataattatattcaatcatattaaagaaattattatattgagcaaaatatgataaaattatattgcattgataaatttatatattttattttcattagtataaaatatttatgttcaaaaataaaaatataatatgttggtaagacgggttgatattaaaaaactatataatacatgtataaacattaaaatgtatttcattaaagctaatagtataatttttttgtaactgctTGAATCATGACATTCTCcactttaaatataaatatatatttatatattatattttaaaaattctaataaatatattgaaaaatattttgaaaatatcctAATTTTCAAAacgtttatgtaaatattttcactaatttcataattagcaatgaactattattatgcattaatatatatattaagttatcatttataaaatgaaaaattaaaactctatcttatttttatctacttTCTAATCATAATCatcatgttaaaatacaatTCAGAAACTAAATATGATAAGTATATTagattgataaatttataaattttattttcataaatataaatatttatagtaaaatatagTACGATGAAAAAACGGCttaacattagcaaactatatcATACATGCATGTATGTCTAAAcattaacatatcttagacatttgtatatacaataatatattatcttaaatgaataagactaaaaaatattggtaaaaagaaatctaCCTTTAAACGGTTAGTCggaatttaacataaattaaatacaaaataatttttaaatatattttttcatgcatataagaaaaaagaaaaatatatactaaaaatttacaaatacatgtgacgatttaaaataattgattaatgataacatgtaaattataaaattattatatttggaaTAGTTATACAAACATCTAAGTATATAATTAACGCTAAATATATATGTCATGAATGATTTAACAGATAtgtatataaaactgaaaacaaacaaccgcggatcgagatctagtcaATACTATTTAAAAAGGAAGAAATCCTAAAAATCTACTTACAAAAGGTTGTTACACCTATTCATTTTTTAGTCCAACCTATTGTATACAACTAAATATTATTAACTATCCCCTATTATATAGCAATCATATAATGTCCTCTAATGTTTAAATAAATCTCACCCACTTTAATAAGATCATGACTACATATATGGAATGTTTCAAATGGTTATTTTACTTAAACCAACTTTCTTCAATCCAACATATATACATTTGATATAAACGGCACCGAAGTTTCAATACGTAGGGGTCATTATCTTATATACCATCATCCTCCATtagatcaaaattttcttacgagatcaacttttgaaatataaataagcCATGTCTTATTAAACATTATTGATCAAACCTCAAGAGTATTTTCcacccaaaattttataaaacgaaTCAGTGAATTTTGCTAGGTCTGGGGTTTTTGGACTTAATTAggtatttagaaaaaatatatttgggttcggatcggtttcttTCGAATCTGGATGATTTCGACTCCATAATTCAAATACCTATCATATATCTGTTATTTTTTGTACGTAACGGGTATAGATCTGTTCGGATATTTAGGACTCAAATAATActcaataaacataaaaatactcgaaacaaaaaaaaaatatccaaaaatctaaacaaataaccgaaaatctaaaaaatactcaaaagaCCTAAAATTTTACCCGAAATCTGACCCGAGGAACCAAAGAATACCCAAAATTGTATCTGAAtacccaaaaatatatttttaaaatttgaatttttactcGAAATCCAAAACTATAACCgaaaattcaaaccaaaaactcaaaaaatatatgtataccgAAAACATATCCAAAATACACAAATATATCTAATATACACAAACATTTTGGGTACTTTCGCTCCCAAACGGGTTTCGGGTAGGTCTCAGACGCAAACAGAGACCcacatttctaaaaaaaatacgTATTTTTCTCTGGACCCGATGTGAACCAGTATTTTTGAGttgattttggtttgtttttcgGGGTTCATGTAAAATGCCCATGCGTAAGAGAGAATTACATAAGATTTATACAGAAttccaaataaaataattcatgaattatgtatttttaaaaaaaattaattcttttatataattcgactttgtaacataataatgtaaaataatcacaaaatactaattcatatcaaaatttgttataacaaaagaatctgcgggtcaaaatctagtttggaTTTAAAATAGTACTAATTTGCCGAGAAGGTCTTAGTCTAGCGGCTAGAAGAGTGCCTTAGGCACCTTGGCATCAGGGGTTCAACGTCTCCATGCCTCCTCTTTTCTCTAGAGGGTTGCAATTCATTCCCTTCTGTTGTTTTCGTCTCTGATTTTTGATAACTCGTTGATTGGTTTACTCGTCTCTGATCTTTGACATCCAGATCCCTGAACTGGATGGGTATATGTCTTATTGTGATATgttttgaaacatgtaaataaaaACCTGAGAAATTTTCTGTCTTTCTTTTTCTGCATATTTAAGACTACGCGGAGGATACGTGATATAGAAGAGGAGATGGACAAGAGAGTTAAGTCTGGGGAAGGTAAGAAGTCAAGTTGGAATCTTCCGGTATTAGACGTGATTCAGGCAACGCATGAGGAGTGTCCAAAGTGTGGAATGAATGGGTATGTATCAAAGCCCTTTGAAGCAGAGCAGCTGAACAGGGAAGTATCTCGCTTTTTCAATTCTCCTTCGCATACTAAATCATAAAAGAGGGAATGGGCTGGAAGAAGAATGGTGAAGGAAGACATAAACTCTTGTCTCTTCTGCAACTTGAAGTAGTAGTAAGCCCATatatatctctctctttcttgtcTTAAGAAACCACATCTTTCTTAAAGCCTTTTTGAACTTTCTtgtaagaaacaaaaagaaaaacagaatgACGATTGCAAAAGAGTGTATATGTAGAAAGGCCAGTGTGACGATATTGTGGCAGCTagaccaagaaactaagaacagTTTCCactgtaaaattatattttctcgtTCTTCTCTTCCAAGTTGGTTTGGACAGGGAAGAGAGGCATTGATAGTATGAATGTGAATGATTTAGGATTCTTGTGTTAGAAGAGTGCAGCATCTTCGTCCAAGATAGGAAGTGGACATTTTAGTTATACACACTAGTGCTTGTGATATAAAGGTTGAAGATAGCTTTTACTTTCTCCTTCTCTTTACTCtagaaatgattttaaatgtttcgtACAAGTAACTAATCGATATTGTTGCCTCGCTGGTGGTTAGCTCTATACAACATTCAAACACATCTTACTTGCATGAAAGAAATGGTTACAAACGAAAATAGCTAGTTTGACTTTGACTTTTAAACACGACCGGTAGATGGATTCCCATTTAGAGGTGGACTTGTGCGTGACCATGAGGCTTTCTCGAGCATTTCAGAAGCCCAATAATAGAAGTCCAATCATTGACCGCCACGTAGATATCTCACGTCTCGTTAACCAATCACAGAATGGCTGTGACGAGCACGACGTACGCAGTAACGATCCTTTTAAAAGACGATGAGAGAacacagattttgaaaaaaaaaaggaaaattaaaagGAAACGCGGAAAGTTTTTCTTCTGCTCGCGAGATTGTCAATTCGAttccttgtttttatttttcatctcCGGCGTAATCATGGTATAGCTCCGATCTCTATCTTTGCTCATTGACTTTCTTATGGTTTGTTCCGTCTATCGGACCATCGGGCTTTGTTTGTTTAGTATGTGCGGTAGAATCTGACTAGCTATATATGTATCAAAGGATTTACTCTGTGTTTGAAATACGAACCATGGGAACTTTCGCATCATGCCAAAACTAATCTATCAATCAATTAGCTAAAAATGAAACCGATTATAAAATGACGACACAGTTGGTTGGATCTCTTTTGAGTTGGATCAGCTATCTGCAATTATGGTGCTTGATTTTGGAATTCATGGCTAAATCTTATCTGACCTTGCATAGATACATGATTTCAATAATGTTACGAAGTGATTCTGATGACTCTATGGGTGTTGATTTTGATGGATTGCAGACAACTTCAAAGAGGCTCGCAGACAGGAAGATTGAGAAGTTTGACAAGAACATTACTAAAAGAGGTTTTGTTCCTGAGACCACCACCAAGAAGGGCAAGGATTACCCTGTTGGACCCATTCTCCTCGGCTTCTTTGTCTTCGTCGTCATTGGTTCATGTGAGTTTCCTCTTCTAAATCTCTTCACTTTATTAGGTGAAAGTCCATATTCATGCAAGGCACCAAAatgagcttcttctttttttagttaggtttcttgtttctttgattGATTATACTGGAAGCTTCCAAGTGTTAACTTTGGTTTTGGTTCTACGTTTTCTTTTACTTCCATACATCACCAGTAACGAACCATTTATAATATAAACCATTTTGATTATactgtgtgtatatatatattga
This region of Brassica napus cultivar Da-Ae chromosome C5, Da-Ae, whole genome shotgun sequence genomic DNA includes:
- the LOC106399290 gene encoding uncharacterized protein LOC106399290, whose protein sequence is MAVTSTTYAVTILLKDDERTQILKKKRKIKRKRGKFFFCSRDCQFDSLFLFFISGVIMTTSKRLADRKIEKFDKNITKRGFVPETTTKKGKDYPVGPILLGFFVFVVIGSSLFQIIRTATSGGMA